Proteins encoded within one genomic window of Companilactobacillus sp.:
- a CDS encoding Abi family protein, whose amino-acid sequence MVHSPKQLTYEEQLNLFAKRGMKLNPDMREKNLNAIEAIGYYTLKQFAYPFAYRDGYNTPDYDGLSFDFVVKRYYQDKNLRINLLHAIEDIEVSMNSLISHVLGDKYGPFGYLEFSNWADSSISTYSLEEKQFYFKKSLLRQAYNSNILDLDYRENLNSDNFPTVWLMTNLLTFETTSSLIRLMSADNVRHFTDYFHCSRDELVSWLECLNFVRNICCHNSNLLDITLSTDALAPKDYQQYLWFKNINGTTSYTNKIALVIVIVVHMMYAINPKYRFDNIKRSFTSITRDIDGSIEKLGFKDMDSFYNIFRK is encoded by the coding sequence ATGGTGCATAGTCCTAAGCAACTCACATATGAGGAGCAACTGAATCTTTTTGCTAAGCGTGGTATGAAACTGAATCCTGATATGCGCGAGAAGAATCTCAATGCTATTGAGGCTATTGGGTACTATACTTTGAAGCAATTCGCATATCCGTTTGCTTACCGAGATGGTTACAATACTCCTGATTATGATGGTTTGTCCTTCGACTTTGTTGTTAAGCGTTATTACCAAGACAAGAATTTGCGGATCAACTTGTTGCATGCAATTGAAGATATTGAAGTCTCAATGAATAGTTTGATCTCGCATGTTTTGGGTGATAAATATGGGCCTTTTGGCTATCTTGAATTCTCCAATTGGGCTGATAGCAGTATTTCTACCTATAGCCTGGAAGAAAAACAATTTTACTTCAAAAAGTCTTTATTGCGGCAAGCATATAATTCAAATATTTTAGATTTAGATTATCGCGAAAATTTGAATAGCGATAATTTTCCAACTGTTTGGTTGATGACTAATTTATTAACATTTGAAACTACTTCTAGTTTGATTAGGCTGATGTCGGCCGATAATGTGCGACACTTTACTGATTATTTTCATTGCAGCAGGGATGAATTGGTTTCCTGGCTCGAATGTCTCAATTTTGTGAGAAATATTTGTTGCCACAATTCTAATTTGTTAGATATCACATTATCCACTGATGCTTTGGCTCCGAAGGATTACCAACAATATCTCTGGTTCAAGAATATCAATGGGACGACTAGTTATACTAATAAGATTGCCTTGGTGATCGTGATCGTAGTTCATATGATGTATGCAATTAATCCTAAATATCGTTTTGACAACATTAAAAGGTCATTTACGAGTATCACTCGTGATATCGACGGATCCATCGAAAAACTCGGATTTAAGGACATGGATTCTTTTTATAATATTTTTAGAAAATAG